In the Ochrobactrum sp. Marseille-Q0166 genome, one interval contains:
- a CDS encoding response regulator, whose amino-acid sequence MKRILLAEDDNDMRRFLVKALEKAGYHVTHFDNGASAYERLREEPFSLLLTDIVMPEMDGIELARRATEIDPDLKIMFITGFAAVALNPDSDAPRDAKVLSKPFHLRDLVNEIEKMLIAA is encoded by the coding sequence ATGAAAAGAATTCTGCTAGCTGAAGACGACAATGATATGCGTCGTTTCCTCGTGAAGGCGCTGGAAAAGGCAGGCTATCACGTTACTCATTTTGATAACGGTGCCAGCGCCTATGAGAGGCTGCGTGAGGAGCCATTCTCGCTGCTGCTAACCGATATCGTCATGCCAGAAATGGATGGCATCGAGCTTGCGCGGCGCGCAACCGAAATCGATCCTGACCTGAAGATAATGTTCATTACGGGCTTTGCCGCAGTCGCCCTTAATCCAGATTCGGACGCCCCGCGCGATGCGAAAGTGCTTTCCAAGCCTTTCCACCTGCGCGATCTCGTAAACGAAATTGAAAAAATGCTGATCGCCGCCTAA
- a CDS encoding terminase small subunit — protein MSLTPKQEAFALTFFETGNAAEAYRRSYDVSENAKDQWIYVEACQLLDNPKITLRLQELREHAERHSIYTRQQALDEYETARQLAFKTGNPSAVVSAVNGKVKLFGLEAPVKAKVDHTSSDGSMTPKPTTIRIVAADDGSNDTVAAETGADIQ, from the coding sequence GTGAGTCTCACACCAAAACAAGAGGCATTCGCTCTCACATTCTTTGAAACAGGAAATGCAGCAGAAGCTTATCGCCGGTCATATGATGTGAGCGAGAATGCCAAGGATCAGTGGATATATGTCGAAGCATGCCAGCTTCTCGACAACCCTAAGATTACCCTGAGGCTCCAGGAACTCCGTGAGCATGCAGAACGGCATTCGATTTACACGCGCCAGCAGGCATTAGACGAATACGAAACGGCTCGACAGCTAGCTTTTAAAACCGGCAATCCAAGCGCGGTAGTTTCTGCCGTCAATGGCAAGGTGAAGCTATTCGGGTTGGAGGCGCCTGTGAAAGCCAAAGTGGATCACACTTCAAGCGATGGCAGTATGACACCAAAGCCGACAACAATCAGGATCGTGGCAGCAGATGACGGAAGCAATGATACGGTTGCCGCCGAAACTGGTGCCGATATTCAGTAA
- a CDS encoding phage terminase large subunit translates to MTEAMIRLPPKLVPIFSKPRGAVQYRGAYGGRGSGKSFNFAKMAAVWGYAEPLRVLCTREFQASIKESFHAELKAAIASEPWLEAHYDVGIDYLRGSNGTEFIFRGLRHGVSSIKSLAKIDLTIVEEAEDVPEVSWLALEATVFRQPRSELWPIWNPRLDGSPVDLRFRKNAPANAIVTEMNWNDNPFFPVGLETLRKREQERLDPNTYAHVWEGAYLENSNAQVFAGKYRIAEFELKTNWDGPYQGGDFGFAQDPTAAIRCWINDDVLYISHEAGRVGLELDDTSPFILRHISGFDQYATRWDNARPESISHLKRHGLPRSEPVDKWKGSVEDGIAFLRSFREIVVHPRCVETIKEMRLYSYKVDRLTGDVLPTLVDANNHYIDALRYAVSPMIKRGPSASIFLTKRHR, encoded by the coding sequence ATGACGGAAGCAATGATACGGTTGCCGCCGAAACTGGTGCCGATATTCAGTAAGCCGCGTGGAGCTGTTCAATATCGTGGCGCATATGGTGGTCGTGGTTCGGGGAAGTCATTTAACTTTGCAAAAATGGCTGCGGTATGGGGTTATGCTGAGCCTCTGCGCGTTCTTTGCACCCGCGAGTTTCAAGCATCCATCAAGGAAAGCTTTCACGCTGAGTTAAAAGCGGCGATAGCATCCGAGCCTTGGCTTGAGGCGCATTATGACGTTGGCATTGATTATCTGCGAGGGTCGAACGGTACAGAGTTCATCTTTCGCGGTCTTCGTCATGGTGTGAGCAGCATCAAATCGCTGGCAAAAATCGACCTGACGATTGTCGAAGAAGCTGAAGACGTGCCGGAGGTTTCGTGGCTGGCACTGGAGGCGACTGTCTTTCGTCAGCCCAGATCAGAACTATGGCCGATCTGGAACCCGCGGCTAGACGGCTCACCGGTTGATTTGCGTTTCCGCAAGAACGCGCCAGCCAATGCAATCGTCACGGAAATGAACTGGAACGACAATCCGTTCTTTCCTGTGGGTTTGGAAACGCTCCGTAAACGCGAACAGGAACGATTAGACCCGAATACCTATGCCCACGTATGGGAAGGCGCATATCTCGAAAATTCGAATGCGCAGGTCTTTGCAGGAAAGTATCGGATTGCAGAGTTTGAACTAAAAACTAATTGGGATGGACCGTATCAAGGTGGCGACTTTGGCTTTGCGCAAGACCCTACAGCCGCAATTCGTTGCTGGATCAATGATGATGTTCTCTACATTAGTCACGAAGCTGGGCGGGTTGGCTTAGAACTCGATGACACGTCGCCTTTCATTTTGCGACACATCAGTGGCTTTGATCAATACGCCACTCGATGGGATAATGCGCGGCCTGAAAGTATCAGCCACTTAAAGCGGCACGGCCTTCCTCGATCTGAGCCGGTTGATAAATGGAAGGGTAGCGTAGAGGACGGTATTGCGTTCCTCCGTTCATTTCGTGAAATTGTAGTGCACCCGCGCTGCGTCGAGACAATCAAGGAAATGCGCCTATACAGCTACAAGGTGGATCGTCTGACAGGTGATGTGCTGCCGACGCTTGTAGATGCAAACAATCACTACATTGATGCGCTGAGATATGCCGTTTCGCCAATGATTAAGCGAGGGCCAAGCGCATCGATTTTCCTTACAAAGAGGCACAGATGA
- a CDS encoding HK97 gp10 family phage protein: protein MSFSSELLAWVERTKRRQQVVFQTAVHFLAEDILERTPVDTGYLRGSFSASISGPISVGDAGLGLGAIGSAKATDTIYLGFGAVYAMRIEYGFDGEDSLGRYYYQDGAGMVRLAWQNWPQHVAKAAAQTRSSWKGQTASEKAQKANAA from the coding sequence GTGAGCTTTTCATCTGAACTTCTCGCTTGGGTGGAGCGGACTAAGCGCCGACAGCAAGTCGTGTTTCAGACAGCCGTTCATTTCTTGGCTGAAGACATTCTTGAGAGAACGCCGGTCGATACCGGATACCTCAGAGGATCGTTTTCAGCGTCTATATCTGGACCTATTAGCGTTGGCGATGCCGGGCTAGGTCTTGGCGCCATTGGTTCAGCCAAGGCGACTGACACCATCTATCTTGGCTTTGGTGCCGTCTACGCGATGCGCATTGAATACGGCTTCGACGGTGAGGACAGTCTGGGCCGCTATTACTATCAGGATGGGGCAGGAATGGTTCGCCTTGCATGGCAGAACTGGCCCCAACACGTCGCTAAGGCAGCAGCGCAGACACGAAGCAGTTGGAAGGGCCAGACGGCCAGCGAGAAAGCACAGAAGGCAAACGCAGCATGA
- a CDS encoding DnaT-like ssDNA-binding protein, with product MAGYGTDEQFTQWLLDNGYTLPTDAPSPAVLRQRGSQYIDAVYGDRFIGRIATFDQERAWPRIGASLRGTAIPTDVVPQAVIYASFIAAYEDATNPGSLSVVGSVSGTVTREKVGELEVQYAGPQADGAVSLTPLISTVDGMLAPYLRDLNASCVFIRSVG from the coding sequence ATGGCGGGATACGGAACGGACGAACAGTTCACACAATGGCTGCTCGATAATGGCTATACGCTGCCAACTGACGCGCCGTCTCCCGCCGTCCTTCGCCAGCGTGGAAGTCAGTATATCGATGCGGTGTATGGGGATCGGTTTATCGGTCGCATAGCCACATTCGATCAGGAACGGGCGTGGCCGCGCATTGGTGCATCTTTGCGGGGTACAGCTATACCGACCGATGTCGTGCCGCAGGCGGTCATCTACGCCTCTTTCATCGCAGCGTATGAGGATGCAACAAACCCCGGCAGCCTAAGTGTCGTCGGGTCAGTCTCGGGCACGGTAACTCGTGAGAAGGTTGGGGAACTCGAAGTTCAGTACGCGGGGCCGCAGGCCGATGGTGCTGTATCGCTCACGCCGCTGATTTCAACGGTGGATGGGATGCTTGCGCCTTACCTGCGTGATCTGAACGCCTCATGCGTCTTCATCAGATCGGTTGGATGA
- a CDS encoding phage tail terminator-like protein has product MTTPDIDANVMRALYTHLSQWTPPGGQTIVYPLQKFEPGQSPYIRITLLRNTPARLTINNGGIHQLQGILQANFVYPVNAKTVAEPVMMAHAGSLIEYFKSGTTIPVSGKRIEIPRRPEIGAISISADRVQVPVSIGWRIFD; this is encoded by the coding sequence ATGACAACGCCAGATATCGACGCAAATGTCATGCGGGCTCTTTACACCCATCTAAGCCAGTGGACGCCGCCAGGTGGACAGACAATCGTCTACCCACTCCAAAAGTTCGAGCCGGGACAGTCGCCTTACATCAGGATCACATTGCTTCGGAACACACCGGCGCGGCTGACGATCAACAATGGCGGCATCCATCAGCTCCAAGGCATCTTGCAGGCTAACTTCGTCTATCCAGTGAATGCGAAGACCGTGGCAGAGCCTGTCATGATGGCTCACGCGGGAAGCCTTATCGAATATTTCAAATCCGGCACGACAATCCCTGTCAGTGGGAAGCGGATTGAAATCCCGCGAAGGCCGGAAATCGGAGCGATCTCCATCTCGGCTGACAGGGTGCAAGTGCCAGTTTCCATAGGCTGGCGGATTTTTGACTAA
- a CDS encoding major capsid protein, producing MRYFSSQLLNTSRIHAGWWDEVSADREWFHNSEDQLAAVRNQAAILPRDAWLELDGITRRVMRNDEGQVYMADLMPLAKPVNIGKLVHLNRVSSDAGTVVRSLSGQVPVPLDKVVYDYRGSPVPIFSTAYGREWREWNTLQSENFDALSDDQEAHTAKIRRDMALYALDGDASITVQGYSGYGIRTSPYSKAINLGSAAGGANIDLTTAGSDEIDNLITQTLGAMLDANLITGEVNLYVSPEIGRNLDKSYSGSTGFKGGTLLSYLLTNRRINKIAVTYELTGNQFFGFVPNADYIRPLIGMAVNTTAKVRLNPTDNYQFLVMGAMGLEIRADYNGKSGVFYSTVVN from the coding sequence ATGCGCTATTTTTCTTCACAGCTCCTCAACACGTCGCGTATTCACGCCGGATGGTGGGATGAGGTATCGGCGGACCGTGAATGGTTCCACAACTCCGAAGATCAGCTTGCAGCAGTGCGTAATCAGGCAGCTATCCTGCCGCGTGATGCATGGCTTGAACTCGACGGCATCACCCGCCGCGTAATGCGCAACGATGAAGGTCAGGTCTATATGGCTGATCTGATGCCGTTGGCTAAGCCGGTGAACATCGGCAAGCTTGTCCACCTCAACCGTGTGTCGTCTGATGCTGGTACGGTCGTTCGCTCGCTCTCCGGTCAGGTTCCTGTCCCGCTCGACAAGGTAGTTTATGACTATCGCGGTTCGCCTGTGCCTATTTTCTCGACCGCTTATGGCCGTGAATGGCGTGAGTGGAATACCCTGCAGTCTGAAAACTTCGACGCTCTGTCGGACGATCAGGAAGCACACACCGCAAAAATCCGTCGCGATATGGCGCTCTATGCGCTTGACGGCGATGCTTCGATTACCGTGCAGGGTTATTCGGGTTACGGCATCCGCACGTCGCCATACTCCAAGGCAATCAACCTCGGTTCGGCTGCTGGCGGTGCGAATATCGATCTGACCACGGCTGGCAGTGATGAAATCGATAACCTCATCACTCAGACACTCGGCGCGATGCTGGACGCCAATCTGATAACCGGCGAGGTCAATCTGTACGTCTCGCCGGAAATCGGTCGCAACCTGGACAAGTCTTATTCGGGCTCGACAGGCTTCAAGGGCGGCACACTGCTTTCCTACCTGCTCACGAACCGCCGCATCAACAAGATCGCGGTCACGTATGAACTGACCGGCAACCAGTTCTTCGGCTTCGTGCCGAACGCTGACTATATCCGTCCGCTAATCGGCATGGCTGTGAACACCACGGCAAAGGTTCGTCTCAACCCGACCGACAACTACCAGTTCTTGGTCATGGGCGCGATGGGCCTTGAAATCCGTGCGGACTACAACGGCAAGTCAGGCGTGTTCTACAGCACTGTTGTCAACTGA
- a CDS encoding glycoside hydrolase family 19 protein translates to MNLGDTRLLIEVGRERGLLRNQMAYVLATAYHETAKTMKPINEMGGEKYLRSKKYWPYIGRGYVQITWKVNYEKAGKVLGVDFVSKPELLLKPEYAAPIIIAGMAEGWFTGKKLSDYITLQKSDFKGARRIVNGTDKADLIAGYAREYDKALLAEGYGVDTIIEAKPNDVLPEPAVEKPVSKSSRFWTWFSTGGGAAVMPFVDWKVQLVIVAAIILIAAYAIFTMPQAKAKLEKLVDAI, encoded by the coding sequence ATGAACCTTGGCGATACCCGTCTCTTGATTGAGGTTGGTCGAGAACGCGGACTATTGCGCAATCAAATGGCGTATGTGCTTGCGACTGCTTACCATGAAACGGCTAAGACAATGAAGCCGATCAACGAAATGGGCGGCGAGAAGTATCTTCGATCGAAGAAGTACTGGCCTTACATCGGTCGTGGCTATGTTCAAATCACTTGGAAGGTGAACTACGAAAAGGCTGGTAAGGTTCTGGGCGTGGACTTTGTGTCAAAGCCTGAATTGTTGCTCAAGCCTGAATATGCCGCGCCCATCATCATCGCTGGCATGGCCGAAGGCTGGTTCACTGGCAAGAAGCTTTCCGATTACATTACCCTGCAGAAGTCCGACTTCAAAGGCGCTCGACGGATCGTCAATGGAACCGACAAGGCCGATCTGATTGCAGGCTATGCGCGTGAGTACGACAAGGCATTGCTGGCAGAGGGCTATGGCGTTGATACCATCATCGAAGCCAAGCCGAACGATGTGTTGCCTGAGCCGGCTGTTGAAAAGCCAGTGTCCAAGTCTTCACGCTTTTGGACTTGGTTCAGTACCGGTGGCGGTGCTGCTGTAATGCCGTTTGTGGACTGGAAGGTGCAGCTCGTCATTGTGGCCGCAATCATTCTTATCGCAGCATATGCGATCTTCACGATGCCACAGGCCAAGGCCAAGCTTGAAAAGCTGGTGGATGCGATATGA
- a CDS encoding DUF1515 family protein → MTDAGQERALGRVEGKLDHIIRDQEQARSDRKQQYERQEKTERLLEEMSRQMKGMNHRLEKVEEPVADFNRWRERGVGAIMLVSFAAASLGGLFATFGKKIWALMTG, encoded by the coding sequence ATGACTGATGCAGGGCAGGAGCGGGCATTAGGCCGTGTCGAGGGCAAGCTTGATCATATCATCAGGGATCAGGAGCAAGCCAGATCAGACCGGAAGCAGCAATATGAGCGCCAAGAGAAAACCGAACGTCTGCTTGAGGAAATGAGCAGGCAGATGAAAGGCATGAACCATCGTCTTGAAAAGGTCGAGGAACCAGTTGCCGACTTCAATCGCTGGAGGGAGCGTGGCGTTGGAGCGATCATGCTTGTGTCATTCGCAGCCGCATCACTCGGCGGATTATTTGCCACCTTTGGAAAGAAGATTTGGGCGTTGATGACGGGGTGA
- a CDS encoding phage minor head protein, with amino-acid sequence MARRPSRSLTRKFHDLTETYEPKLRDAFCQAMDNVTDGADYQAVVRALIANDIEAAMRALNISSAAFRPFDVSVTEAFEAAGRSAVSDMPIIRGPSGAKIAFRFDVRHPVVERRLQSQITGRIQGMTSEMEGVARGVLTQGLAEGRNPRRTASRLMGVINPATGKREGGLLTLASNQVDWVDRARAELESGDAAALRRFLTRTRRDRRFDRAVDKAISGKQSLAQEQIEKILNRYSDRLLRSRAEMVARTETTEALNSGKRSSYAQMADETGMDPNEATKKWIATRDNRTRDQHAAMNGMEITGLDTPFTMPDGSQMMHPCDSSLGAGASQTVGCRCTFSVRLNYMARAA; translated from the coding sequence ATGGCACGTCGCCCGTCTCGATCACTGACCCGCAAGTTTCATGATCTGACGGAAACATACGAGCCAAAGCTTCGGGATGCATTCTGTCAGGCAATGGATAACGTGACCGATGGCGCTGATTATCAGGCAGTCGTGCGGGCGTTGATTGCGAATGACATCGAAGCCGCCATGCGAGCGCTGAACATCAGTTCGGCTGCATTCCGTCCGTTCGATGTATCTGTCACGGAAGCATTCGAAGCGGCTGGACGTTCTGCCGTATCAGATATGCCGATCATTAGAGGACCATCAGGCGCCAAAATCGCATTCCGCTTTGATGTGCGTCACCCGGTCGTTGAACGCCGTCTACAGAGCCAGATAACAGGGCGCATTCAGGGAATGACCTCTGAAATGGAAGGCGTGGCGCGGGGTGTGCTTACTCAAGGGCTGGCAGAGGGGCGCAACCCACGCCGGACGGCATCTCGATTGATGGGCGTGATTAACCCAGCCACAGGCAAGCGGGAAGGCGGCTTGCTAACTCTCGCAAGCAATCAGGTTGATTGGGTAGATCGCGCCAGAGCCGAACTTGAGAGCGGAGACGCCGCAGCACTACGTCGCTTTCTCACAAGGACGCGCAGGGACAGGCGTTTCGACCGCGCAGTAGATAAAGCCATAAGCGGGAAGCAATCGCTCGCACAGGAGCAAATCGAGAAGATACTCAACCGCTATTCGGACAGGCTCTTACGGTCTCGCGCTGAAATGGTCGCCCGAACCGAGACAACAGAAGCTTTGAACAGTGGCAAGCGGTCTTCATATGCACAGATGGCTGATGAAACCGGCATGGACCCGAACGAAGCGACTAAAAAATGGATCGCCACACGGGACAACCGGACGCGTGATCAGCATGCAGCAATGAACGGCATGGAGATAACAGGCTTGGATACGCCTTTCACCATGCCAGACGGCTCACAGATGATGCACCCATGCGACAGCTCACTAGGGGCTGGCGCAAGTCAAACGGTTGGTTGTCGTTGCACGTTCTCGGTGCGGCTTAATTACATGGCGAGGGCAGCGTGA
- a CDS encoding phage portal protein, giving the protein MNPIRALANAAARRLDVMFPGFFATAKHNHYADFGYPEFISFDMLYGMYCRNGVAAAGVDKTILKTWQDAPFLQEKQRDGSQGQSTEETKVEKEIRERFTDLRVWSRIAEADRRSLVGRYGGLILRLGDSKTFSEPVDTVPGGILGLVEVVPAWEGQLQVSQWDTDETSQTYGQPLMFQFNEASVGDNTNNQPRQFQLHPDRVVIWSRDGTMDCKSLLEPGYNDLLTLEKISGAGGEGFWKNAKSAPVLEVDPEAKIEEMAKAMGIPVEELADKMNEQVEDWQKGFDKLLMIQGMQAKSLSVTLPSPEHFFAIALQSFAASISMPVKILVGSQTGERASTEDANEWAQTNMSRRNNTVRPNIMDFVNRLERFKILPEKDWYLDWSDLTEASMSEKIDRVTKMADANQKMGGSEWLFTPEEMREVVGKEPLSEDQRFPEPLGDDEFDKPPIVIPGPNDPKTED; this is encoded by the coding sequence ATGAACCCTATTCGAGCCTTGGCTAATGCTGCGGCGCGTCGGCTCGACGTTATGTTTCCGGGCTTCTTCGCGACGGCAAAGCATAATCACTATGCTGACTTTGGCTATCCTGAGTTCATCAGCTTCGACATGCTGTATGGGATGTATTGCCGGAATGGTGTAGCGGCAGCCGGTGTAGATAAGACCATTCTCAAGACATGGCAGGATGCGCCCTTTCTGCAAGAGAAGCAGCGGGACGGTTCACAAGGACAGTCAACGGAAGAAACCAAAGTCGAGAAGGAAATCCGCGAGCGCTTTACCGATCTTCGGGTATGGTCCCGCATTGCAGAGGCCGATAGACGCTCATTGGTTGGCAGATACGGCGGTTTGATCCTTCGTCTGGGCGATAGCAAGACATTCTCCGAACCGGTCGATACTGTGCCGGGGGGCATCCTCGGCCTTGTTGAAGTCGTCCCAGCTTGGGAAGGACAGCTTCAAGTTTCTCAGTGGGATACGGATGAGACGAGCCAGACCTACGGTCAGCCGCTCATGTTTCAGTTCAACGAAGCCAGCGTAGGCGACAACACCAACAATCAGCCACGACAGTTCCAGCTTCACCCTGACCGGGTAGTGATCTGGTCACGCGATGGCACGATGGACTGTAAGTCGCTGCTTGAGCCTGGCTATAACGATCTGCTTACACTGGAAAAGATCAGCGGTGCAGGCGGTGAGGGCTTCTGGAAGAACGCCAAGTCAGCTCCGGTTCTTGAAGTTGATCCAGAGGCTAAGATCGAAGAAATGGCTAAGGCCATGGGTATCCCGGTCGAGGAACTGGCCGACAAGATGAATGAGCAGGTTGAGGACTGGCAGAAGGGATTCGATAAGCTCCTGATGATCCAAGGCATGCAGGCCAAGAGCCTAAGCGTCACCCTGCCAAGTCCTGAGCACTTCTTCGCCATCGCACTACAGTCCTTTGCTGCGTCTATCTCTATGCCAGTGAAGATCCTTGTTGGTTCGCAGACAGGTGAGCGGGCAAGCACCGAGGACGCGAACGAGTGGGCTCAGACCAACATGTCTCGGCGGAACAACACAGTTCGCCCGAACATCATGGACTTTGTGAACCGTTTGGAGCGCTTCAAGATACTGCCTGAAAAGGATTGGTATCTCGACTGGTCTGATCTCACTGAGGCTTCAATGTCTGAGAAGATCGACCGTGTGACCAAGATGGCGGATGCCAATCAGAAGATGGGCGGCTCTGAATGGTTGTTTACACCCGAGGAAATGCGTGAGGTCGTGGGCAAAGAGCCACTCTCAGAGGATCAACGGTTCCCTGAACCGCTTGGCGATGATGAATTTGATAAACCGCCAATCGTCATCCCGGGGCCAAACGATCCTAAAACCGAGGACTAA
- a CDS encoding tape measure protein: protein MDDLATLGIKVSYADVQGAVAALDQLAERGPKVERAIEGIGKASRGATAEIGLLKTAAGALFGGLSVKLLMDTADAFSDISSRVNLAAGSVEKGGAVMDRLSEIARNTYSSLSQTAEGYLANASTMRELGYSTQQVLDYTSALNNAFVVSGAKGERAAQVQDALAKAMASGKLSGQDLNTVIERGGVVAELLAARFNTTQGGLRKLGAEGKLTGDVLVDTLLKAMLDLEQKAASMPATIADGFTLIGNSLLQVIGIYDQAGTVSESFAAGLIFVADNMEQIAIVGGTAAAVYGGVFVASMAAAFLATNGLTGAVELLRGALLKTLVGAFVVALGQMVYMLVKAREATGSWGAAFEVLGGRLNTLWEGVKEGFRGLTLYMESLWYGLMQKLYTSTDGVVKGMLRLFGIDAGTAEALGMQYAVMGETAGKYASDAFANSFQLFKDGMASFEMPTGDVVDLNDKLTRLNVASNDNDKAAKRLKKAWDDLLRTAKDRVAQMELEAQLVGKNAIEADVLRMKLEALQEAEKKGLKLKPEQIAQLDALADKYGELARKVAEYQLMEDAAFERQQMFRSPIDQRIAADLKQAGIEMDSAGGQAYATFVRTTEQIGIAKDAVRDFAGTFVSDLLQGKSALEALVNALSQLADKLISMALDQAINSLFGNLLGITGGSGFGMNFFPAAPSSGGIGLFAKGGISDRPAIFGEAGPEAAVPLPDGRSIPVTLSGPSSSANERGQGVHVTIGWAKGSDGNIAPIIKDVSQQTFKQGMQQYEKGGAVRTASNLRQVSMRGMAK from the coding sequence ATGGATGATCTCGCAACACTAGGCATCAAAGTCTCCTACGCCGATGTGCAGGGGGCTGTTGCTGCCTTGGACCAACTCGCAGAACGTGGCCCGAAAGTCGAGCGAGCAATAGAAGGTATAGGCAAAGCATCAAGAGGAGCAACCGCTGAAATTGGGTTACTCAAGACCGCAGCGGGTGCTTTGTTTGGTGGATTATCTGTCAAGTTGCTGATGGATACAGCTGATGCTTTCTCCGATATTTCTTCACGCGTTAACCTAGCCGCTGGATCAGTGGAAAAGGGCGGGGCGGTGATGGACCGTCTTTCGGAAATCGCACGTAATACATATTCCAGTCTATCGCAGACAGCTGAAGGCTATCTCGCCAACGCATCTACCATGCGAGAACTTGGCTATTCAACACAACAGGTGCTCGATTACACCTCGGCTTTGAACAATGCGTTTGTTGTCTCTGGCGCTAAGGGAGAACGTGCAGCACAGGTTCAAGATGCACTTGCGAAAGCCATGGCATCGGGGAAGCTTAGCGGACAGGACCTGAACACGGTAATCGAACGCGGCGGTGTTGTCGCAGAGCTACTAGCTGCAAGGTTCAATACAACGCAAGGCGGGTTACGCAAGCTTGGTGCAGAAGGAAAACTGACCGGCGATGTTCTTGTAGACACCCTTCTGAAAGCGATGCTCGACTTGGAGCAAAAAGCGGCAAGCATGCCAGCAACGATTGCTGATGGGTTCACATTGATTGGCAACTCGTTGCTTCAAGTTATTGGTATTTACGATCAAGCTGGAACCGTATCAGAAAGTTTTGCGGCGGGTTTGATATTTGTTGCCGACAATATGGAGCAGATAGCCATAGTCGGGGGAACTGCTGCTGCCGTTTACGGAGGAGTGTTTGTTGCATCTATGGCCGCAGCATTCTTAGCAACTAATGGTTTGACTGGAGCGGTTGAACTGCTTCGCGGAGCGCTTTTAAAAACATTGGTTGGTGCGTTCGTCGTAGCTCTTGGACAAATGGTCTACATGCTTGTCAAGGCTCGTGAGGCGACAGGTTCATGGGGAGCGGCTTTTGAAGTGCTCGGCGGTCGCCTGAACACGCTATGGGAAGGCGTAAAAGAGGGCTTCCGTGGACTGACGCTTTACATGGAAAGTCTTTGGTACGGTCTGATGCAAAAGCTCTACACGTCAACCGATGGCGTGGTTAAGGGCATGCTTCGTTTGTTCGGTATTGATGCGGGGACGGCGGAAGCGCTTGGAATGCAATATGCAGTTATGGGGGAGACGGCAGGGAAATATGCTTCTGACGCCTTCGCTAACTCTTTCCAGTTGTTCAAGGACGGAATGGCGTCTTTTGAGATGCCGACAGGTGATGTTGTTGACTTAAACGACAAACTCACCCGCCTGAACGTAGCCTCAAACGACAACGATAAGGCTGCAAAACGTCTCAAAAAGGCGTGGGATGATCTTCTCCGGACTGCAAAAGACCGTGTCGCCCAGATGGAGCTTGAGGCTCAACTGGTCGGCAAGAATGCGATTGAAGCCGATGTCCTGAGAATGAAGCTTGAAGCCTTGCAAGAGGCTGAAAAGAAGGGGCTGAAGCTTAAGCCTGAACAGATCGCCCAGCTTGACGCATTGGCGGACAAGTACGGCGAACTGGCAAGGAAAGTAGCCGAATATCAGCTGATGGAAGATGCCGCATTCGAGCGGCAGCAGATGTTCCGATCGCCTATTGATCAGCGCATTGCAGCCGACTTGAAACAAGCCGGCATCGAGATGGACAGCGCAGGCGGTCAAGCCTACGCGACCTTCGTTCGGACCACTGAACAGATCGGCATTGCTAAAGATGCTGTTCGGGATTTTGCCGGGACATTTGTATCAGACCTTCTGCAAGGGAAGTCAGCGCTTGAGGCCCTTGTGAATGCTTTGTCTCAATTGGCCGATAAACTCATTAGCATGGCTTTGGATCAGGCCATAAATTCTCTTTTTGGGAACCTCCTTGGCATAACTGGCGGTAGCGGTTTTGGGATGAACTTTTTCCCTGCAGCGCCATCCAGCGGAGGTATAGGCCTGTTTGCAAAAGGTGGCATTTCTGACCGTCCGGCGATTTTTGGTGAGGCAGGGCCGGAAGCGGCAGTGCCTCTTCCAGACGGCAGATCAATACCCGTCACCCTGTCAGGTCCAAGCAGCTCTGCAAATGAGCGCGGGCAGGGCGTTCACGTAACAATTGGCTGGGCAAAAGGGTCAGATGGAAACATTGCGCCAATCATCAAGGACGTTTCGCAGCAAACCTTTAAGCAGGGCATGCAACAGTACGAAAAGGGTGGCGCAGTTCGCACTGCTTCAAATTTGAGACAGGTTAGCATGAGAGGGATGGCAAAGTGA